Proteins found in one Stigmatopora nigra isolate UIUO_SnigA chromosome 15, RoL_Snig_1.1, whole genome shotgun sequence genomic segment:
- the tom1 gene encoding target of Myb1 membrane trafficking protein isoform X2 gives MAFTASTMEFLLGNPFSTPVGQRIEIATSSSLPSEDWALNMEICDMINSAEEGPKDAVRAIKKRIVGNKNFKEVMLALTVLETSVKNCGYRFHILVTTRDFIEGVLVRSIIPRNNPPLIVHDRVLGIIQAWADAFRSSPDLTGVVAVYEDLRRKGLDFPSTELDGYPSVQAPKRTSSRNGPAIATVPAPLLSYKPPLIPPQTLELKQAIEGGEAFTPSQVGALKAELGAVRSNLTMMSDMMSQLDPITVKQADMELLEQLYTVCKEMQDRIVKIVPRLSEEKLIEELLATNDEMNTAFLRYHRFERQVTNGPNTTQQSHSYVNLTDLNMSQSEAASAVNGGSLTQSKEDSLSSQMAGLNTREEDDLDGFLHKRNGSTQRASEHIDIGMDGLLQAQENSKADHSPASSHSSSPKLDWMIKRGMIPVKQSNVMDDIEKWLELDDEYDDVEDSDGVTSEEFDKFLAKRAKAAERLPSVRQSSQDANQSES, from the exons ATGGCCTTTACTGCTTCCACAATGGAGTTTTTACTGGGGAACCCTTTCAGCACCCCCGTGGGACAGCGAATCG AGATAGCAACAAGCTCTAGCCTACCATCAGAAGACTGGGCTCTCAACATGGAGATCTGTGATATGATCAACAGTGCAGAAGAAGG ACCTAAAGATGCAGTCAGAGCCATTAAGAAAAGGATTGTGGGGAACAAAAACTTTAAGGAAGTCATGCTGGCACTCACA GTTCTGGAAACCTCCGTGAAGAACTGTGGCTACAGGTTTCATATCCTAGTCACTACAAGGGATTTCATCGAGGGGGTTTTGGTCCGATCTATTATCCCCAGGAACAACCCTCCTCTTATCGTCCACGACCGAGTACTCGGTATCATACAG GCGTGGGCAGACGCATTCCGTAGCTCGCCCGACCTGACTGGTGTGGTTGCAGTCTATGAAGACCTGCGAAGGAAAGGGCTTGATTTCCCTTCCACGGAATTAGATGGCTACCCATCAGTCCAAGCTCCCAAAAGG ACCTCGTCTCGAAACGGGCCTGCCATTGCTACTGTCCCTGCTCCGCTCCTGTCCTACAAACCTCCCCTAATCCCACCCCAGACCCTTGAGCTAAAGCAAGCAATAGAGGGAGGAGAGGCCTTTACTCCCAGTCAG GTTGGAGCATTAAAGGCAGAGCTGGGTGCGGTGAGGAGCAACCTCACAATGATGTCCGATATGATGAGTCAACTGGATCCTATCACGGTAAAACAAGCTGACATGGAGTTGCTGGAG CAGCTATACACAGTATGTAAGGAAATGCAAGACAGGATAGTGAAGATTGTCCCCAGGCTTAGTGAGGAGAAACTGATTGAAGAGTTGTTAGCAACCAATGATGAGATGAACACTGCCTTCCTGCGCTACCATag GTTTGAAAGACAGGTAACAAATGGTCCAAACACAACACAACAG AGTCATTCATATGTAAACCTAACGGACCTCAATATGAGCCAATCTGAGGCTGCATCAGCTGTCAATGGAGGCTCACTCACTCAATCAAAAGAGGACAGTTTGTCCAGCCAGATGGCCGGGCTTA ACACAAGGGAAGAAGATGATTTGGATGGATTTTTACACAAAAGAAATGGTTCAACTCAAAGAGCAAG TGAGCATATAGACATTGGAATGGATGGCCTTCTACAAGCTCAGGAAAACTCTAAAGCA GATCACAGCCCAGCATCCTCCCACAGCTCCTCACCAAAGTTAGACTGGATGATTAAAAGGGGAATG ATACCCGTCAAGCAGTCAAATGTAATGGATGATATTGAAAAGTGGCTCGAGTTAGATGATGAG TATGACGACGTTGAGGACTCTGATGGTGTCACGAGCGAAG AATTTGACAAGTTCTTGGCAAAAAGAGCAAAAGCAGCTGAGCGGTTACCTTCCGTACGACAGTCTTCCCAGGATGCCAACCAATCCGAATCCTGA